One Bacteroidia bacterium genomic region harbors:
- a CDS encoding oligosaccharide flippase family protein yields MLKSFIKNVSFMLALNLAIKPLWVLCEIWVQNKVGDTQYGLYSTVLSLCMILGIVLDLGINQMTTREVARNNLNTKQFFAEALGVKIILVPVFFVSVFLAAMLLGYNSLQLRMLAVLSTAQVFTSLLLFMRAGFQGLHYFRQDSLLSVLDRLILIVCLVVLLLRPTFDIFFLGYLQVIAYCAAFLTALIILHKKSHYVQVYFSLESTQKILKKTIPYAMLWFFMTIYTRIDSVMLEWLLRDVQGKDFGKYIAGVYASAYRLMDFSNTIPIMFATILFPMFSRLLDKKKALETFVKSVLVVMLFITMLIVSSCTFYASEILSLLYKAKGSQSVELATPVFIVLMWAYIGFVLIYMFGTLLTSAEMLDKLSQITLVGAIMSLLLNGILIPKYHALGAAIALLCTQILMVVLHVLLCQRRFSFTYQKTYLAKNVLFVAASFFIGYVSTFLPFVWFLKVFANVVFILIFAFAIRFVSKDAFTVIFKRG; encoded by the coding sequence ATGCTAAAAAGTTTTATCAAAAATGTGAGTTTTATGCTTGCTTTGAATTTAGCGATTAAGCCGTTGTGGGTTTTGTGCGAAATTTGGGTTCAAAATAAAGTAGGAGATACGCAGTACGGACTGTATAGCACAGTACTGTCTTTGTGTATGATATTAGGAATTGTGCTTGATTTAGGTATCAACCAAATGACTACTCGCGAAGTAGCCCGAAATAACCTCAATACTAAACAATTTTTTGCCGAAGCCCTTGGCGTAAAAATAATCCTTGTTCCTGTCTTTTTTGTGTCTGTATTCCTTGCTGCAATGCTATTAGGCTATAACTCTTTGCAGTTAAGAATGTTGGCTGTACTTAGCACAGCACAGGTTTTTACTTCATTGTTGTTGTTTATGAGAGCAGGGTTTCAAGGTCTACATTATTTTAGGCAGGATTCTCTACTTTCTGTATTAGATAGACTGATTTTAATTGTATGCTTAGTAGTTCTGTTGCTACGCCCAACATTTGACATATTTTTTTTAGGCTATCTTCAAGTAATTGCTTATTGTGCTGCTTTTTTAACTGCTTTGATTATTTTACACAAAAAAAGCCATTACGTACAAGTGTATTTTTCTTTGGAAAGTACTCAAAAGATTCTCAAAAAAACTATTCCGTATGCAATGCTGTGGTTTTTTATGACAATTTACACTCGTATAGATAGTGTAATGTTAGAGTGGCTATTGAGAGATGTTCAAGGAAAAGATTTTGGTAAGTACATAGCTGGAGTGTATGCTTCTGCTTACAGATTGATGGATTTTAGCAACACTATTCCGATTATGTTTGCTACTATATTGTTCCCCATGTTTAGCCGACTATTAGATAAAAAGAAGGCTTTAGAAACCTTTGTAAAAAGCGTGCTTGTGGTTATGTTGTTTATTACGATGTTAATTGTAAGTTCTTGTACTTTCTATGCTAGTGAAATTTTGTCTTTGCTATATAAAGCAAAAGGAAGTCAATCTGTGGAATTAGCTACTCCTGTATTTATTGTGTTAATGTGGGCTTATATAGGTTTCGTTTTGATATACATGTTTGGTACTTTACTAACTAGCGCAGAGATGCTTGATAAACTTTCACAAATAACTCTCGTAGGGGCTATAATGAGCTTGTTACTCAATGGAATATTGATTCCCAAATATCATGCTTTGGGTGCAGCAATAGCCTTATTGTGTACTCAAATATTGATGGTTGTTTTACATGTTTTACTGTGTCAGCGGCGTTTTTCTTTTACTTATCAAAAGACTTATTTGGCTAAAAATGTGCTTTTTGTTGCAGCTAGTTTTTTTATAGGATATGTGAGTACATTTTTACCTTTTGTGTGGTTTTTGAAGGTCTTTGCTAATGTTGTATTCATATTGATTTTTGCTTTTGCTATAAGGTTTGTATCCAAAGATGCTTTTACGGTCATATTCAAGCGAGGGTAG
- the mraY gene encoding phospho-N-acetylmuramoyl-pentapeptide-transferase, translated as MLYYLFKWLDKVKDVPGTGIFQFISVRAAMAAIFAVLISMIFGKYVIAFLKKYQIGEIIRPDGPESHLSKQGTPTMGGIIIVVSIIFPVLLWAKLENSFIIMMLISTLFMGIIGFLDDYIKFRQKRNLPLKYFGFISAKRGIKGKVKVIGQVGLGLLIGATLYYNPNFKDEIRTITTTPFLKNNEFDYANLIRFIGPDYRKYAFVVFIPIIIFIVTAITNSVNLTDGIDGLAAGTSAIVGTTLGVFAYVSGNSLMAKYLGITYIPNSGEIVVYIAAFVGACVGFLWYNSYPAQVFMGDTGSLALGGGIAAVVICLKKELLVPVLCGVFFVESLSVVIQVSYFKYTKRKYGEGRRVFRMSPLHHHYEKAGIPEPKIVFRFWVVTLFCCILAVVLLKLK; from the coding sequence ATGCTATACTACCTATTCAAGTGGTTGGATAAAGTCAAGGATGTGCCTGGTACAGGTATATTTCAGTTCATTTCTGTACGGGCGGCTATGGCAGCTATTTTTGCTGTACTTATTTCAATGATATTCGGTAAATATGTAATTGCTTTTTTGAAAAAGTATCAAATTGGTGAAATAATTCGCCCTGATGGACCTGAAAGCCATTTATCTAAACAAGGTACGCCTACTATGGGCGGCATAATTATCGTTGTAAGCATTATTTTTCCTGTTCTACTTTGGGCAAAGTTGGAAAATTCGTTCATCATCATGATGCTTATCTCTACTCTTTTTATGGGGATTATTGGATTTTTAGATGATTACATTAAGTTTAGACAAAAACGAAATTTGCCTTTGAAATACTTCGGATTCATTAGCGCTAAAAGGGGTATCAAAGGTAAAGTCAAAGTAATTGGACAAGTAGGATTAGGGCTTCTCATTGGAGCAACTTTGTACTACAATCCTAACTTCAAAGATGAAATTAGAACTATTACTACCACGCCCTTTCTCAAAAATAATGAATTTGACTATGCGAACCTGATTCGTTTTATAGGTCCTGACTATCGTAAATATGCTTTTGTGGTTTTTATTCCGATTATCATTTTTATTGTAACAGCTATTACTAATTCAGTTAATTTGACCGATGGGATAGATGGCTTAGCCGCAGGAACCTCAGCAATTGTAGGGACAACCTTAGGTGTTTTTGCTTATGTTTCGGGTAATTCTTTAATGGCAAAATACTTGGGCATTACATACATTCCGAATTCAGGCGAAATAGTGGTATATATTGCTGCTTTTGTAGGAGCTTGTGTAGGATTTTTGTGGTACAACAGCTATCCTGCCCAAGTGTTTATGGGTGATACAGGCAGCTTAGCGCTGGGCGGAGGTATAGCGGCTGTGGTAATATGTCTCAAAAAAGAGCTTTTAGTACCTGTGCTGTGCGGAGTTTTTTTTGTAGAGTCTTTGTCGGTAGTGATACAAGTCAGTTATTTTAAGTACACAAAAAGAAAGTACGGTGAAGGGCGTAGAGTTTTTAGAATGTCTCCTTTACATCATCACTATGAGAAGGCAGGAATACCTGAACCTAAAATTGTTTTTCGGTTTTGGGTGGTAACTTTATTTTGCTGTATTTTAGCAGTAGTGTTATTGAAGTTGAAATAG